Proteins found in one Brevibacillus brevis genomic segment:
- the addA gene encoding helicase-exonuclease AddAB subunit AddA: MADQQLQAKPEQWTDEQWQAIVQRGNNLLVAAAAGSGKTSVLVERIIRRIMDEKDPVGVDQLLVVTFTNAAAAEMRHRIGDALRKALKDDPHSSHLRRQLALLQRATITTLHSFCLGILRQYYYLIDLDPDFRIADQMEGELLRQDVLEEQLESWYENDADFHALADVMLDGQDDHALTLLLLRLYEFSRSHPAPEQWLGEAAGMFAVHDKNGLDGLEWSRSVLRSVELALGGMTAKMRRAVLLAGSPEGPAGYLPLLEAEAAALHRAGAACRDGWEATAEAIRGVVFAKLPPVKGTDPLVKEQVQDLRNSVKKELAEQIEQYFSTPAEQYVADLQRIAPHMQTLARLVTAFSDAFQLEKRSRGLVDFGDLEHLALRVLTETNESGETVPSSISTQLREQFAEVLVDEYQDINLVQETILQMVSRDGANGQPANRFMVGDVKQSIYRFRLAEPKLFLEKYVTYQKDGDTDEACIGRRIDLAANFRSRREVVDAVNFLFRQIMSHGVGEIGYDPSAELINRASYPEAQPNRLQAEMHLIDRNTAIAEEGQAVVAEGTDEGEAGIPEGESTEEASVAQLEARLIASRIRRWMEPGEGEEPLLVFDKKAGGMRPLAYRDIVILLRATSGWGQTMQEELHAAGIPVYAEQTAGYFAATEVETMLSLLRVIDNPLQDIPLAAVLRSPIVGLREEQLAQIRIHYATGPFHQAVLQYAEERPPQESWEKRLRQFFGRLDLWRTEARRGALSELLTTLYRETGYLDYVAALENGQQRQANLRALYDRARQYEAGSYRGLFRFLRFVDRLQEAGNDMGEARTIGENEDVVRIMTIHKSKGLEFPVVFVAGMGKQFNTMDLKSQFLLHKDLGFGPMAVEPSMQLRYPSLAALGIRQKLRRDMLAEEMRVLYVALTRAREKLILVGSSKDLAKSVTDWGRQDDSERLSDEDLIQAKGYLDWVGRAMLRHPGAGLLRGYPEQQGSGEVVRVRSVPDDSVWSFHFYQADELRAQGESTNDEVSLWERMTRREAIAERPSDDTLREIVDKRLGWQDPHPIAPRVAAKWSVSELKRHAKVSKGGQPLTLPSITEKPKFLSEQKSNRLTAAEKGTITHLVFQHLDLKRPLDEADIREQVMELAARRFLTDEQVEAVDVSQIARFFADPLGQRMKAAAVVHRELPFTLVLPAYEVEAELGEESDEQVVVQGVIDCLLEEQDGSLVLIDFKTDWMAKEATAIAIEEMKRRYEGQIRLYVRAIKQILKPKGNVSSYLYLLSGGFSLSFSDESID; encoded by the coding sequence ATGGCGGATCAACAGTTGCAGGCCAAGCCTGAACAATGGACGGACGAGCAATGGCAAGCGATTGTCCAGCGCGGGAACAATCTCCTGGTGGCCGCTGCGGCAGGCTCCGGGAAAACCTCAGTCCTGGTTGAGCGGATTATCCGACGCATCATGGACGAGAAGGACCCGGTTGGCGTTGATCAGCTGTTGGTGGTGACCTTTACCAATGCGGCTGCAGCAGAGATGCGACACCGGATTGGCGATGCCTTGCGAAAGGCCTTGAAAGATGACCCGCACTCCTCTCATCTGCGCCGGCAACTGGCACTGCTCCAGCGGGCGACGATTACGACACTTCACTCGTTTTGCTTGGGAATTTTGCGCCAGTATTACTATCTGATTGATCTCGATCCTGATTTTCGCATTGCTGATCAGATGGAAGGGGAGCTTTTGCGGCAGGATGTCTTGGAGGAACAGCTGGAGAGCTGGTACGAGAATGACGCGGACTTTCATGCATTAGCTGATGTGATGCTGGACGGTCAGGATGACCATGCCCTCACCCTGTTGCTGCTCAGGCTGTATGAGTTTTCGCGCAGTCATCCGGCACCAGAACAATGGCTTGGGGAAGCGGCAGGAATGTTTGCGGTTCACGATAAAAACGGCCTGGACGGGCTGGAGTGGAGTAGAAGCGTGCTGCGTTCTGTGGAGCTGGCACTCGGTGGAATGACCGCTAAGATGCGCAGGGCAGTTCTTCTGGCTGGCTCACCGGAAGGGCCAGCTGGCTATTTGCCTTTACTTGAGGCGGAGGCGGCTGCCCTGCACCGTGCAGGAGCGGCTTGCAGAGATGGCTGGGAAGCGACCGCCGAAGCGATTCGAGGAGTTGTTTTTGCCAAGCTTCCTCCGGTGAAAGGCACAGATCCGCTCGTGAAGGAACAGGTGCAAGACCTGCGAAACAGTGTGAAAAAGGAACTGGCAGAGCAAATCGAGCAGTACTTTTCTACGCCAGCCGAGCAGTACGTCGCGGACTTGCAGCGGATTGCTCCTCACATGCAGACATTGGCTAGGCTGGTGACAGCATTTTCGGATGCTTTTCAATTGGAGAAGCGTTCACGTGGCTTGGTCGACTTTGGCGACTTGGAGCATCTGGCTCTGCGTGTTCTAACCGAAACGAATGAGTCTGGGGAGACTGTTCCTTCGTCTATCTCCACTCAATTGCGCGAACAGTTCGCTGAAGTACTCGTAGACGAATACCAGGATATCAACCTCGTGCAAGAGACAATCTTGCAAATGGTTTCCCGAGACGGAGCGAATGGTCAGCCAGCGAATCGCTTCATGGTAGGGGATGTGAAGCAGAGTATTTATCGGTTCCGCTTGGCAGAGCCGAAGCTGTTTCTCGAAAAATATGTGACCTATCAAAAAGATGGTGACACCGACGAAGCTTGCATCGGTCGGCGTATCGATCTGGCGGCGAACTTCCGCAGTAGAAGGGAAGTTGTAGATGCCGTTAACTTTTTGTTTCGCCAGATCATGTCTCACGGGGTAGGTGAGATTGGCTATGATCCTTCGGCGGAGCTGATCAACCGTGCATCTTATCCTGAAGCACAGCCTAACCGTTTGCAGGCAGAGATGCATCTGATCGATCGGAATACAGCGATAGCAGAAGAAGGTCAGGCGGTAGTTGCAGAGGGGACAGATGAGGGCGAAGCTGGTATACCCGAGGGAGAGTCCACAGAGGAAGCGAGTGTGGCACAGCTGGAAGCACGCCTAATCGCCAGCCGTATTCGTCGCTGGATGGAGCCGGGCGAGGGAGAAGAGCCGCTACTCGTTTTCGATAAAAAGGCTGGGGGAATGCGCCCGCTGGCCTATCGCGATATCGTTATTTTGCTTCGTGCGACCTCGGGCTGGGGGCAGACGATGCAAGAGGAGCTGCACGCAGCAGGAATTCCTGTGTATGCGGAGCAGACTGCGGGTTATTTTGCGGCGACTGAGGTAGAAACGATGCTCTCCTTGTTGCGTGTCATTGACAACCCGCTCCAAGACATTCCATTGGCAGCTGTATTGCGATCACCTATCGTCGGTTTGCGGGAGGAGCAACTTGCTCAAATCCGCATTCACTACGCGACAGGGCCGTTTCACCAAGCTGTTCTTCAATATGCAGAAGAACGCCCGCCCCAAGAGTCGTGGGAGAAAAGACTGCGGCAGTTCTTTGGCCGATTGGATCTATGGCGGACAGAGGCTCGCAGAGGTGCTCTATCGGAACTGCTGACGACGCTGTACCGGGAGACAGGTTATCTCGATTATGTAGCGGCTCTGGAAAACGGTCAGCAGCGACAGGCCAACTTGCGTGCGCTCTATGATCGGGCGAGACAATACGAAGCTGGCTCCTATCGTGGTTTGTTCCGCTTTTTGCGCTTTGTCGACCGTCTGCAAGAAGCGGGCAATGATATGGGCGAAGCAAGAACCATCGGGGAAAACGAGGATGTCGTACGTATCATGACGATCCACAAAAGTAAGGGGCTGGAGTTCCCTGTTGTATTTGTGGCGGGCATGGGCAAGCAGTTTAATACGATGGATTTGAAAAGCCAGTTTTTGTTGCATAAAGATCTGGGCTTTGGCCCGATGGCTGTTGAGCCCTCCATGCAGCTGCGCTATCCGAGTCTGGCTGCGCTGGGCATCCGGCAAAAGCTGCGTCGGGATATGCTGGCTGAGGAAATGCGTGTGCTTTACGTGGCTTTGACGCGTGCACGCGAGAAGCTCATTCTTGTCGGTTCATCCAAGGATCTCGCAAAAAGTGTGACGGACTGGGGCAGACAGGATGACAGCGAGCGGCTCAGTGACGAAGACTTGATTCAGGCAAAGGGATACCTGGACTGGGTGGGGCGTGCGATGCTGCGACATCCTGGGGCAGGATTGCTGCGGGGATACCCAGAGCAACAAGGCTCAGGAGAAGTCGTGAGAGTCAGAAGTGTGCCGGATGATTCGGTTTGGTCGTTTCACTTCTATCAGGCAGATGAGCTCCGTGCCCAAGGAGAGTCAACCAACGACGAGGTATCTCTGTGGGAGCGCATGACCAGACGAGAGGCGATCGCGGAACGACCGTCTGATGACACGTTACGTGAGATTGTCGACAAGAGATTAGGATGGCAGGACCCGCATCCAATCGCGCCACGCGTAGCTGCGAAATGGAGTGTCAGCGAACTCAAGCGACATGCCAAAGTCAGCAAAGGCGGACAGCCACTCACTCTGCCGTCCATTACGGAAAAGCCAAAGTTTTTATCTGAGCAAAAATCGAATCGGCTGACAGCAGCAGAAAAAGGGACAATCACTCACTTAGTGTTCCAGCATCTCGATTTAAAGCGTCCGCTGGATGAAGCGGATATTCGGGAGCAGGTGATGGAACTAGCAGCACGCCGCTTTTTGACTGACGAACAGGTAGAAGCAGTAGATGTTTCCCAAATTGCCCGATTCTTCGCTGATCCTTTGGGGCAGCGAATGAAGGCTGCGGCGGTCGTTCATCGTGAATTACCATTTACCCTCGTGCTTCCTGCATATGAAGTAGAAGCGGAGTTGGGTGAAGAGAGCGACGAGCAGGTTGTCGTCCAAGGGGTCATTGATTGCCTGTTGGAGGAGCAGGATGGAAGCCTCGTCCTGATCGACTTCAAGACAGATTGGATGGCAAAAGAGGCGACTGCCATAGCTATCGAAGAGATGAAAAGAAGATACGAAGGACAGATCAGGCTATACGTCCGAGCGATCAAGCAGATTCTCAAGCCAAAAGGGAACGTGTCTAGTTATCTTTATTTGCTTTCAGGTGGATTCTCACTATCGTTTTCGGATGAAAGCATAGATTAG